The following coding sequences are from one Coffea arabica cultivar ET-39 chromosome 11e, Coffea Arabica ET-39 HiFi, whole genome shotgun sequence window:
- the LOC113718394 gene encoding uncharacterized protein translates to MDTNPDQRKVKKRFYFDQRWVRNGEIRGVIERAWGSEHQGSRMFKVTRKIRECRMALLTWKRNNSLNSGRQIMELKEKIQELKVSNNLGKRGQIAELKLQLSTAYREEELYWSQKARTWWLQEGDKNTAFFHASVMAARKQRKITCLQKDNGQWCKTDQELREEMCRYYNQLLTTGNVDQIKETLQGVPTTISRQMNEHLIRPVGEQEIHRALFSMHPNKSPGTDGMSPLFFQKYWHIVRIDVVNAVVSFFHTGNMLKVVNETLIPKVENPINLTQYRPISLCNTLYKIISKVLANRLKVVLNKCISETQSAFVPGRQIVDNVLIAHEVMHFLKNKRKGKVGFMTIKLDMSKAYDRVEWKFIGRMMMHMGFCPIFVMWIISCISSISYSFNLNGAKVGYIKPSRGLRQGGPLSPYLFLICAEGLSHLINTKIDKKMMAGIKVSKNSPQISHLFFADDSLICCKATVQEAKQVQEVLKSYSVASEQLVNFEKSAVYYSRNTLRTRRAAICEVMGNLKEATNGKYLGLPMAIGRTKNQVFGYIKSAVTKKMKGWANKMLSMAGKEEKKLPWVSWKKLADVKGRGGLGFKDLDAFNKALLAKQLWRIICSPNLLMSKVIRGNNLKDHKSLDNHPPNSASWAWKSIHSAWELLEGGLWKRVGDGTQINIWEDRWVIGSAIGRTSTTCPPNCHLHTVSQLISEGRWNEEILQQVFNREEREHIASIPLSVFKRQDRYFWNFAKSGIYTVKTGYARAMQASSTVNSRQKLKGETSREIRKHSVWKQLWNLNLKHKIKHFIWKCLQNGIAVNDDIYKRTGKGDKVCTVCGEGEETAEHMFFNCPRAQLMWKIARVRWEELRDLQSNLWRWWEAIAQTGSKELGTEHIVLTVNILWQIWKAWNKMVFEQQRSGANDIVQRAQQEWLEYEDVRQQEEAIKQNEGAGSQMEQVIVPRAEGVIRISTDAALNARMIRTGKGIVAQHWTGEIIRAKGVVEWKKGEALMEETLTIRLALQMAQETSWRKIAILSDCKTATDHIRCNNVQDGTLANILEDIAYLIQVFDYCTIS, encoded by the exons ATGGATACAAACCCCGATCAGAGAAAGGTAAAAAAAAGGTTCTACTTCGACCAGCGGTGGGTCAGGAATGGGGAAATCAGAGGGGTGATAGAAAGAGCTTGGGGCTCGGAGCATCAAGGTTCGAGAATGTTTAAGGTGACAAGAAAGATAAGAGAGTGCAGAATGGCTTTGTTAACATGGAAGAGAAATAACAGCTTGAACTCAGGAAGGCAGATTATGGAGTTAAAAGAGAAAATTCAGGAATTAAAGGTTAGCAACAATTTAGGAAAGAGGggtcaaattgcagaattgaaGTTGCAGCTTAGTACAGCATACAGAGAGGAAGAGCTATATTGGAGTCAAAAGGCTAGGACATGGTGGTTACAGGAAGGAGACAAAAACACTGCATTCTTCCATGCTAGTGTCATGGCGGcgagaaaacaaaggaaaatcaCTTGCCTGCAAAAGGATAATGGACAATGGTGTAAGACGGATCAGGAGCTGAGGGAGGAGATGTGTAGATATTACAACCAGCTGCTTACTACTGGGAATGTAGATCAAATTAAGGAAACACTGCAAGGGGTTCCCACTACTATATCTAGACAGATGAACGAACACTTGATTCGACCTGTGGGGGAACAAGAGATACACAGAGCACTCTTCTCTATGCATCCTAATAAATCGCCTGGGACAGATGGTATGTCtcctctttttttccaaaaatactGGCATATTGTTAGGATAGATGTGGTGAATGCAGTGGTGAGTTTTTTTCATACTGGCAACATGCTGAAGGTTGTGAATGAAACTTTGATTCCTAAGGTAGAAAATCCCATCAACTTGACCCAGTACAGACCTATTAGCTTGTGCAATACTCTTtataaaatcatttcaaaagtgcTAGCGAATAGGCTTAAAGTCGTGTTGAACAAATGCATTAGTGAGACCCAGTCTGCCTTTGTTCCGGGTAGACAAATTGTTGATAACGTTCTTATTGCTCATGAAGTGatgcattttttgaaaaataaacgAAAAGGAAAGGTTGGTTTCATGACTATTAAGCTTGATATGTCTAAAGCCTATGACAGGGTTGAATGGAAATTCATAGGAAGAATGATGATGCATATGGGCTTCTGTCCTATTTTTGTTATGTGGATCATATCTTGCATATCCTCAATTTCTTATTCTTTCAATCTTAATGGAGCTAAGGTGGGTTACATAAAACCTAGCAGAGGATTAAGACAAGGGGGTCCCCTTTCCCCTTACCTTTTCCTGATTTGTGCGGAAGGTTTGTCCCATTTGATAAACACAAAGATTGACAAAAAGATGATGGCAGGAATCAAGGTGAGCAAGAATAGTCCACAAATATCACATTTATTTTTTGCAGACGATTCTTTGATTTGCTGCAAAGCTACGGTCCAAGAGGCTAAACAGGTACAAGAGGTGCTAAAGAGCTATTCAGTGGCTTCTGAACAGTTAgtgaactttgaaaaatcagccGTGTACTATAGTAGGAACACCCTAAGGACAAGAAGAGCAGCCATCTGTGAAGTAATGGGGAACTTAAAAGAGGCAACCAATGGCAAATATCTGGGACTACCAATGGCGATAGGAAGGACAAAGAACCAAGTGTTTGGCTATATCAAAAGTGCAGTCACCAAAAAGATGAAAGGTTGGGCAAACAAAATGTTGAGCATGGCTGGGAAAGAG GAAAAGAAACTTCCTTGGGTTAGTTGGAAGAAACTAGCCGATGTCAAAGGAAGAGGGGGGCTGGGATTCAAGGATTTAGATGCTTTTAATAAAGCTTTACTTGCTAAGCAACTCTGGAGAATCATTTGCTCTCCAAATCTGCTTATGAGTAAAGTAATCAGAGGCAACAACTTAAAAGATCACAAATCCCTGGACAACCACCCTCCCAACTCAGCGTCCTGGGCTTGGAAAAGCATACACAGTGCATGGGAATTATTGGAAGGAGGCCTATGGAAGAGAGTAGGAGATGGAACACAGATTAATATATGGGAGGATAGATGGGTGATAGGATCAGCGATAGGACGAACTTCAACAACTTGTCCCCCAAATTGCCACTTACATACAGTCAGCCAGCTCATCAGTGAAGGAAGATGGAATGAGGAGATTTTACAGCAAGTTTTCAACCGAGAAGAGAGGGAACACATAGCTAGTATACCTCTCAGTGTGTTTAAAAGACAAGATAGATATTTCTGGAATTTTGCAAAATCTGGAATCTATACAGTCAAGACAGGTTATGCGAGAGCTATGCAGGCTAGCAGTACAGTAAATAGTAGACAAAAGCTGAAGGGGGAAACAAGCAGGGAAATAAGGAAGCATAGTGTTTGGAAACAACTTTGGAACCTAAACTTAAAGCACAAAATCAAACACTTCATCTGGAAGTGTTTGCAGAATGGTATAGCTGTGAATGATGATATCTACAAAAGAACTGGAAAAGGGGATAAGGTCTGTACAGTTTGTGGGGAAGGTGAAGAAACAGCTGAACACATGTTTTTCAACTGCCCAAGAGCACAACTGATGTGGAAAATAGCACGGGTAAGATGGGAGGAGCTGAGAGACTTACAGAGCAATTTGTGGAGATGGTGGGAGGCGATTGCTCAGACAGGTTCAAAAGAGCTAGGGACAGAACATATAGTTTTGACAGTGAATATTCTATGGCAGATCTGGAAAGCATGGAACAAGATGGTTTTTGAACAGCAAAGGAGTGGAGCAAATGATATAGTCCAGAGAGCACAGCAAGAATGGCTCGAGTACGAGGACGTGCGGCAGCAGGAAGAGGCGATCAAACAAAATGAAGGGGCTGGGAGTCAGATGGAACAGGTGATAGTACCACGAGCTGAAGGAGTCATCCGAATCAGTACAGATGCAGCACTCAACGCAAGGATGATCAGAACAGGAAAAGGAATCGTGGCCCAGCATTGGACAGGAGAGATAATAAGAGCTAAAGGAGTAGTAGAATGGAAGAAAGGTGAAGCTCTAATGGAAGAAACATTAACCATTAGATTAGCTCTCCAAATGGCACAGGAAACAAGCTGGAGGAAGATAGCTATCCTATCAGATTGCAAGACGGCCACAGATCACATTAGATGCAACAATGTACAAGATGGGACTCTAGCAAACATCTTGGAAGACATTGCGTATCTAATACAGGTTTTTGACTACTGCACAATATCTTAG